The Apteryx mantelli isolate bAptMan1 chromosome Z, bAptMan1.hap1, whole genome shotgun sequence genome has a segment encoding these proteins:
- the HSD17B3 gene encoding 17-beta-hydroxysteroid dehydrogenase type 3 isoform X2, giving the protein MISRTLEKLQRVATEVEQATGQKVKIIQADFTKDSVYENIEESLEGLEIGVLVNNVGMLHNPLPCRFLNGPDIDENLINCNIISVTKMTQIILKQMEPRQKGLILNLSSGLGTFPCPLYTMYSASKAFICTFSKALQAEYKRKGIIIQVVAPYGVSTPMTMYQKPSLITKTAEEFVSESLDYVTFGDEIFGCLAHEILACILQLIPLWVFHSDRLQETVLHAFTRYLKKRWRNP; this is encoded by the exons ATGATAAGCAGAACTCTTGAAAAACTTCAGAGAGTAGCCACTGAAGTTG AGCAGGCCACAGGTCAAAAGGTGAAGATTATACAAGCTGACTTCACTAAAGATTCAGTATATGAGAATATTGAAGAAAGTCTTGAAGGCTTGGAAATTGGTGTTTTGG TTAACAATGTTGGAATGCTTCATAATCCTCTTCCATGCCGTTTCCTTAATGGACCAGACATAGATGAG AACCTCATCAACTGCAACATTATTTCTGTTACAAAG ATGACacaaataattttgaaacaaaTGGAACCACG aCAGAAAGGTCTTATTCTGAATCTGTCCTCTGGTCTGGGTACTTTCCCTTGTCCATTATACACAATGTACTCAGCTTCTAAG gcTTTTATATGCACTTTTTCCAAAGCACTACAAGCAGAATATAAGAGAAAGGGAATTATCATACAG GTAGTGGCTCCTTATGGTGTTTCTACTCCAATGACAATGTACCAAAAACCCAGTCTTATCACAAAGACGGCAGAAGAGTTTGTTAGTGAATCACTGGATTATGTCACCTTTGGAGATGAGATTTTTGGATGCTTAGCCCATGAAATATTG GCATGCATCCTGCAGCTCATCCCTTTATGGGTATTCCACAGTGACAGACTTCAAGAAACAGTCCTGCATGCATTTACCAGGTATCTGAAGAAGAGGTGGAGGAACCCCTAA
- the HSD17B3 gene encoding 17-beta-hydroxysteroid dehydrogenase type 3 isoform X1 produces MEEFQHQLLTVFGALICFYTLVKCIRFLKYIFPHTWNALPQAFFRSLGEWAVVTGAGDGLGKAYSFELAKRGLNIVMISRTLEKLQRVATEVEQATGQKVKIIQADFTKDSVYENIEESLEGLEIGVLVNNVGMLHNPLPCRFLNGPDIDENLINCNIISVTKMTQIILKQMEPRQKGLILNLSSGLGTFPCPLYTMYSASKAFICTFSKALQAEYKRKGIIIQVVAPYGVSTPMTMYQKPSLITKTAEEFVSESLDYVTFGDEIFGCLAHEILVIEFDSL; encoded by the exons ATGGAGGAGTTCCAGCATCAGCTACTCACTGTTTTTGGGGCTCTGATCTGTTTCTATACTCTGGTAAAATGCATCCgatttctgaaatatattttcccaCATACTTGGAATGCCTTGCCTCAGGCTTTCTTTCGGTCGCTGGGAGAATGGGCAG TGGTcacaggagcaggagatgggcttGGAAAAGCATATTCCTTTGAG CTGGCAAAACGCGGACTAAATATAGTTATGATAAGCAGAACTCTTGAAAAACTTCAGAGAGTAGCCACTGAAGTTG AGCAGGCCACAGGTCAAAAGGTGAAGATTATACAAGCTGACTTCACTAAAGATTCAGTATATGAGAATATTGAAGAAAGTCTTGAAGGCTTGGAAATTGGTGTTTTGG TTAACAATGTTGGAATGCTTCATAATCCTCTTCCATGCCGTTTCCTTAATGGACCAGACATAGATGAG AACCTCATCAACTGCAACATTATTTCTGTTACAAAG ATGACacaaataattttgaaacaaaTGGAACCACG aCAGAAAGGTCTTATTCTGAATCTGTCCTCTGGTCTGGGTACTTTCCCTTGTCCATTATACACAATGTACTCAGCTTCTAAG gcTTTTATATGCACTTTTTCCAAAGCACTACAAGCAGAATATAAGAGAAAGGGAATTATCATACAG GTAGTGGCTCCTTATGGTGTTTCTACTCCAATGACAATGTACCAAAAACCCAGTCTTATCACAAAGACGGCAGAAGAGTTTGTTAGTGAATCACTGGATTATGTCACCTTTGGAGATGAGATTTTTGGATGCTTAGCCCATGAAATATTGGTAATTGAATTTGATAGTTTGTAA